A region of Streptomyces halobius DNA encodes the following proteins:
- the casB gene encoding type I-E CRISPR-associated protein Cse2/CasB codes for MRVLDGQGAPRDLIAEHAVLTLFGRHQQGRKRTMHVAGHTPGTAARLLLAKTGSGEEALERRFGALLTSIDSGELAMHLRGLVTLLSRAEIGLDYDLLRAALRTWDAPKRPNAQGRFRDRWDRDFRIEPTFKNS; via the coding sequence ATCCGGGTACTGGACGGACAGGGCGCCCCCCGAGACCTGATCGCCGAGCACGCCGTACTCACCCTCTTCGGGCGCCACCAGCAGGGCCGCAAACGGACGATGCATGTCGCCGGCCATACCCCCGGCACCGCCGCGCGCCTGCTGCTGGCGAAGACCGGCAGCGGAGAGGAAGCACTGGAACGCCGGTTCGGCGCACTCCTCACCTCGATCGACAGCGGCGAGCTCGCGATGCACTTGCGGGGCTTGGTCACCTTGCTCTCCCGCGCCGAAATCGGACTCGACTACGACCTTCTGCGCGCCGCTCTTCGGACCTGGGACGCCCCCAAGCGGCCGAACGCCCAGGGCCGTTTCCGTGACCGCTGGGACCGCGACTTCCGCATCGAGCCCACATTCAAGAACTCCTGA
- a CDS encoding helix-turn-helix transcriptional regulator yields the protein MTVSLLHTLESPVLVGRTGELHSLAEAVTHPPSVALVEGEAGIGKTRLIREALRHPSVRSRRILVGSCRPLREPFPYGPVFDLLRHLAGGLPAALSPVCGALRPYLPELADQLPPAPEPLHDPQADRHRLFRAVRALLDALGETAMVVEDLHWADDGTRDLLRFLVDDPPDALSVVLSYRREELPGTGLPFGRAYRHPPGTTAVVIPLDPLDVHAVSAMFTALTGASTRASATLAAELHRRTAGIPFVVEEFVRALPEDARREQLAEREALEAMAVPTLLQEAIADRMSVLSPMAAAAVHAACVLRVPASEALIAAVMRGTAGGPAAAEVSAAVREALLAGVLHEWGEDRYGFRYALAQQAVHSSLPGPDRHRLHRQAMCALATQDPQPLVQLAYHARQAGELTQWQGYGEAAASSARETGDPALAVGVLEELLSDGRLGRLECARIAVELSRDAVVGLTHRRATALLRGIVRDRHIPDGIRGEIRLNLGLLLHNQAGRYEEGRIVTELAVEELRERPALAARGMASLAMPGWGDHPYHVYERWIEQAERLAAQEPDPSVCTAVRANHLTLTMCSGDPTAWAQAERLIGTAGPGTDRRQVARACGNFADAAVCLGHYRAAHCFRRQARQLAAECGAAFFEGIVEGTALRLDWYEGRWQGLAERARHILDVVQGVSGIAADAHLVLGLLASTLGEWDEAATELQAAGLADPANTPAPILATASGAMARLLQARGETARARTEAERGIARIRRKGIWSWAGDLAPMAVAALVRSGRLPDAEQVADALAEGIAGRDAPLAAAALPACRGILAAGRGRTEEAAAAFEAARRAYAVLPQPYSAARAGEAAARCRLTAGDSGAAGQLAVAADRFTELGAIRDAARCRRVLRGQNIPLPSRRGRRGYGDQLSPREGEVARLVALGHTNREIADVLFLSPRTVEHHVAKVLCKLNVSSRAEVTRMWHAAPVEANSAGVTAPGRAASDRADRASLGRGVPLPARPIGGPAVRPRGT from the coding sequence ATGACCGTCTCCCTCCTGCACACATTGGAATCGCCTGTTCTGGTCGGCCGGACGGGCGAGTTGCACTCCCTGGCGGAAGCGGTGACGCACCCGCCGTCGGTGGCCCTGGTCGAGGGGGAGGCCGGAATCGGCAAGACCCGGCTGATCCGCGAGGCCCTGCGCCACCCCTCCGTACGCAGCCGCCGCATCCTTGTGGGCAGCTGCCGTCCACTGCGCGAACCCTTTCCGTACGGGCCGGTCTTCGACCTGCTGCGCCACCTGGCCGGCGGGCTGCCCGCCGCACTCAGTCCGGTCTGCGGCGCCTTGCGCCCGTATCTGCCGGAACTCGCCGACCAGCTGCCGCCCGCCCCCGAGCCGCTGCACGATCCGCAGGCCGACCGGCACCGGCTGTTCCGTGCCGTGCGCGCGCTGCTCGATGCGCTGGGCGAGACCGCGATGGTCGTCGAGGATCTGCACTGGGCGGACGACGGCACCCGGGACCTGCTGCGATTCCTCGTGGACGACCCGCCGGACGCACTGTCGGTGGTGCTCAGCTACCGCCGCGAGGAACTGCCGGGCACCGGACTGCCGTTCGGACGGGCATATCGCCACCCGCCCGGGACCACCGCTGTGGTCATCCCGCTTGACCCCCTGGACGTGCACGCCGTGAGCGCGATGTTCACCGCCCTCACCGGTGCCTCGACGAGGGCCTCCGCGACCCTCGCCGCCGAGTTGCACCGGCGGACCGCGGGCATCCCGTTCGTGGTGGAGGAGTTCGTCCGCGCGCTGCCCGAGGACGCACGGCGCGAACAGCTGGCGGAGCGCGAGGCGTTGGAGGCGATGGCGGTGCCTACGCTGCTGCAGGAGGCGATTGCCGACCGTATGAGCGTGCTCTCGCCCATGGCCGCGGCCGCCGTGCATGCCGCCTGCGTGCTCCGCGTCCCCGCCAGCGAGGCGCTGATCGCCGCCGTCATGCGCGGGACGGCAGGAGGGCCCGCGGCGGCGGAGGTCTCGGCGGCCGTACGGGAGGCGCTGCTGGCCGGCGTACTGCACGAGTGGGGCGAGGACCGGTACGGATTCCGGTACGCCCTCGCCCAGCAAGCCGTCCACTCGAGCCTGCCGGGCCCCGACCGGCACCGGCTGCACCGGCAGGCGATGTGCGCCCTGGCCACGCAGGACCCGCAGCCCCTGGTGCAGCTCGCGTACCACGCCCGTCAGGCCGGAGAACTCACGCAATGGCAGGGTTACGGCGAAGCGGCGGCCTCCTCGGCGCGTGAGACGGGCGACCCGGCGCTCGCCGTGGGAGTGCTGGAGGAGCTGCTGTCCGACGGCCGCCTCGGCCGACTGGAATGTGCCCGCATCGCGGTCGAGCTCAGCCGGGACGCGGTGGTCGGGCTCACCCACCGCCGGGCCACCGCACTGCTGCGCGGCATCGTGCGGGACCGGCACATACCCGACGGCATACGCGGCGAGATCCGACTCAATCTGGGTTTGCTGCTCCACAACCAGGCCGGCCGGTACGAAGAGGGCCGGATCGTCACCGAACTGGCGGTCGAGGAGCTGCGCGAGCGCCCCGCCCTCGCGGCCCGCGGCATGGCCTCCCTGGCCATGCCCGGCTGGGGCGACCACCCGTACCACGTCTACGAGCGCTGGATCGAGCAGGCCGAGAGGCTGGCGGCCCAGGAGCCCGACCCGTCGGTGTGCACCGCCGTACGGGCCAACCATCTGACGCTGACGATGTGCTCGGGCGACCCGACGGCCTGGGCGCAGGCGGAGCGGCTCATCGGCACGGCCGGGCCCGGCACCGACCGCCGCCAAGTCGCACGCGCCTGCGGCAACTTCGCGGACGCCGCCGTCTGCCTCGGCCACTACCGGGCAGCGCATTGCTTCCGCAGGCAAGCGCGGCAGTTGGCCGCCGAGTGCGGAGCCGCGTTCTTCGAAGGTATCGTGGAAGGCACCGCGCTGCGCCTGGACTGGTACGAGGGCCGCTGGCAGGGCCTGGCAGAGCGGGCCCGGCACATCCTGGACGTGGTGCAGGGTGTCTCGGGCATCGCGGCCGACGCCCACCTCGTTCTGGGACTGCTAGCCTCCACGCTCGGTGAGTGGGACGAGGCCGCCACAGAACTTCAGGCCGCCGGCCTCGCCGACCCCGCGAACACACCGGCGCCGATACTGGCCACCGCCTCCGGCGCCATGGCCCGCCTGCTTCAGGCCCGGGGTGAGACGGCCAGGGCACGGACCGAGGCCGAGCGCGGCATCGCCAGGATCCGCCGCAAGGGCATCTGGTCCTGGGCCGGCGACCTGGCACCGATGGCGGTGGCAGCGCTGGTGCGCAGCGGCCGCCTGCCGGATGCGGAGCAGGTTGCGGACGCACTGGCCGAGGGCATCGCCGGTCGGGACGCGCCGCTGGCCGCGGCTGCCCTGCCGGCCTGTCGCGGCATCCTGGCGGCCGGCCGCGGACGTACCGAGGAGGCCGCCGCGGCCTTCGAGGCGGCCCGCAGGGCATACGCTGTCCTGCCGCAGCCCTACTCCGCCGCCCGCGCCGGTGAGGCGGCCGCCCGCTGCCGCCTCACCGCGGGCGACAGCGGCGCCGCGGGCCAACTCGCCGTGGCAGCGGATCGGTTCACCGAGCTCGGCGCCATCCGCGACGCCGCCCGCTGCCGCCGTGTGCTGCGCGGCCAGAACATCCCGCTGCCGTCCCGCCGCGGTCGCCGCGGCTACGGCGACCAGCTCTCGCCCCGGGAGGGCGAGGTCGCCCGGCTGGTCGCGCTCGGGCACACCAACCGGGAGATCGCCGACGTGCTGTTCCTCTCCCCGCGCACCGTCGAACACCATGTCGCCAAGGTGCTGTGCAAGCTCAACGTCAGCTCACGGGCCGAGGTCACCCGCATGTGGCACGCCGCCCCGGTAGAGGCGAACAGTGCCGGCGTTACGGCACCCGGCCGAGCGGCATCTGACCGAGCTGATCGAGCGTCCCTTGGACGCGGCGTTCCGTTGCCGGCACGGCCCATTGGCGGGCCTGCGGTCAGACCCCGAGGGACATGA
- a CDS encoding MFS transporter translates to MSSAEPLAGPDRLPDGARPASRLRQLAAASVGNAVEWYDWYAYSFLAVYFADQVFPKGTGNSMVPLLSSFAVFAVGFFMRPVGGLLMGAIADRRGRRAALTLTILLMGAGSLLVALTPTYATAGVLAPLVLVIARLVQGLSVGGEFAASTTFLVESAGPGRRGLYSSFQYVSTTIGQLLASGTAALLAALLSDGQMGEWGWRVTFLVGALLSLVGLWVRRGAQETRSNEQQAAARPGLFEALRRYPRQSLLICGITAGGTLAYYTWTTYLPTFAQVNVGFDKGDSLIVGTLSLAFFALLQPLGGMLSDRIGRKPLLLGFALGFAVLVVPLLHLVTDAFVSLLLVQCAGMVLLTGYTAVAAAVNAEVFPARVRAAGIGFPYSLTVALFGGTAPYVGTWFKQAGHAGLFPWYVAVLCLVSFCVYLTLPETARQKLDR, encoded by the coding sequence ATGTCGAGTGCGGAACCCCTGGCCGGACCGGACCGGCTGCCCGACGGCGCCCGGCCGGCATCGCGACTGCGGCAGCTGGCCGCCGCCTCGGTCGGCAACGCCGTGGAGTGGTACGACTGGTACGCGTACTCGTTCCTGGCGGTCTACTTCGCCGACCAGGTCTTCCCCAAGGGCACCGGCAACTCCATGGTGCCGCTGCTGTCCTCCTTCGCGGTCTTCGCGGTGGGCTTCTTCATGCGGCCGGTCGGCGGTTTGCTGATGGGCGCGATCGCGGACCGGCGCGGCCGCCGCGCCGCGCTGACCCTCACCATCCTGCTGATGGGCGCGGGCAGTCTGCTCGTCGCGCTCACCCCCACCTATGCCACCGCCGGAGTGCTGGCCCCGCTCGTGCTGGTCATCGCCCGCCTGGTGCAGGGCCTTTCGGTGGGCGGCGAGTTCGCGGCGTCCACGACGTTCCTCGTCGAATCGGCGGGCCCCGGCCGGCGTGGGCTGTACTCCAGCTTCCAGTACGTCTCGACGACCATCGGCCAGCTGCTGGCCTCCGGGACGGCGGCGCTGCTCGCGGCGCTGCTCAGCGACGGCCAGATGGGGGAGTGGGGTTGGCGGGTGACGTTCCTGGTGGGGGCGCTGCTGAGCCTGGTCGGGCTGTGGGTCCGGCGAGGTGCGCAGGAAACGCGCAGCAACGAGCAGCAGGCGGCCGCGCGCCCCGGCCTCTTCGAGGCGTTGCGCCGCTACCCCCGCCAGTCCCTGCTGATCTGCGGCATCACGGCGGGCGGCACCCTCGCCTACTACACATGGACCACCTACCTGCCCACTTTCGCGCAGGTCAACGTGGGGTTCGACAAGGGCGATTCGCTCATCGTCGGCACCCTCTCGCTCGCCTTCTTCGCCCTGCTTCAGCCGCTGGGCGGCATGCTCTCGGACCGTATCGGCCGCAAGCCGCTGCTGCTCGGCTTCGCGCTGGGCTTCGCCGTGCTGGTGGTGCCGCTGCTGCACCTGGTCACCGACGCATTTGTTTCGCTGCTGCTGGTGCAGTGCGCGGGCATGGTGCTGCTGACCGGATACACGGCGGTCGCCGCGGCCGTGAACGCAGAGGTGTTCCCGGCGCGGGTGCGGGCCGCGGGTATCGGCTTCCCGTACTCCCTCACCGTCGCCCTCTTCGGCGGTACCGCCCCGTATGTCGGCACGTGGTTCAAACAGGCCGGGCACGCCGGGCTGTTCCCCTGGTACGTCGCCGTGCTGTGCCTGGTGTCGTTCTGTGTCTATCTGACGCTGCCGGAGACGGCGCGGCAGAAGCTGGACAGGTAG
- a CDS encoding (Fe-S)-binding protein: MRVALFVTCINDALRPRTGRAVVTLLERLGVAVDFPAEQTCCGQPQFNTGYRHATEPLVRRFDRAFRDYEYVVTPSGSCTAMVRDNYPRIGAKAAAEGRGPELTGIAAAAVPKTYELTEFLVDVLKVTDVGAYYPHTVTYHPTCHGLRMLGLGDRPRRLLEQVEGLELRELPGAEECCGFGGTFAVKNPAVSAAMGADKVRNVTATGAEAVCTVDNSCLLHIGGSLSRQGSPVRPVHIAEILASTEADAQAPVEADTKAPAASGTEGSPR; the protein is encoded by the coding sequence GTGCGTGTAGCACTGTTCGTCACCTGCATCAATGACGCGCTGAGGCCACGGACGGGGCGGGCGGTGGTCACCCTCCTGGAACGGCTCGGGGTGGCGGTCGACTTTCCCGCGGAGCAGACCTGCTGTGGTCAGCCGCAGTTCAACACCGGCTACCGGCATGCGACCGAGCCGCTGGTGCGCCGCTTCGACCGGGCGTTCCGGGACTACGAATATGTGGTGACCCCGTCCGGATCGTGCACGGCGATGGTGCGTGACAACTACCCGCGGATCGGGGCGAAGGCGGCGGCGGAGGGGCGCGGCCCGGAGCTCACGGGCATCGCGGCGGCCGCGGTGCCGAAGACGTACGAGCTGACCGAGTTTCTGGTGGATGTGCTGAAGGTGACCGATGTCGGGGCGTACTACCCGCACACCGTCACCTATCACCCGACCTGTCATGGTCTGCGGATGCTGGGGCTGGGCGACCGTCCCCGGCGGCTTCTGGAGCAGGTCGAGGGCCTGGAGCTGCGTGAGCTGCCCGGCGCCGAGGAGTGCTGCGGTTTCGGCGGCACCTTCGCGGTGAAGAACCCGGCGGTCTCGGCGGCGATGGGCGCCGACAAGGTCCGCAATGTGACGGCGACCGGCGCCGAGGCGGTCTGCACCGTCGACAACTCCTGTCTGCTGCACATCGGCGGCTCCCTCTCCCGGCAGGGCTCGCCGGTCCGCCCGGTCCATATCGCCGAGATCCTGGCCAGTACGGAGGCAGACGCGCAAGCACCTGTGGAAGCCGACACGAAAGCCCCTGCGGCATCCGGTACGGAAGGGAGCCCCCGGTGA